A window of the Mesorhizobium opportunistum WSM2075 genome harbors these coding sequences:
- a CDS encoding uroporphyrinogen-III synthase → MPSVLVTRPEPGASRTARRVLEAGFQPILLPLTETAALPADAGQVPADALAVAVTSANAVRHASEEIIAALAALPCHAVGKRTAEAARGAGFLSVREGPGDAEALAENMGDAFSGRTIVYLCGRVRFPVFEQRLEAAGVQVHAVETYDTSAVRCSDGDVLALTSGQPVDAVLLYSAKAAAAMQVLAARPALKLLFEKTRFLVLSQRIAAALDYSAGKAIEIAATPDEDALLALLRAPR, encoded by the coding sequence ATGCCCAGCGTGCTGGTGACCAGGCCGGAACCGGGGGCTTCGCGTACGGCGCGGCGGGTTCTGGAGGCGGGTTTCCAGCCGATTCTCCTGCCTTTGACCGAAACGGCGGCTTTGCCTGCCGATGCCGGTCAGGTTCCGGCTGATGCTCTCGCCGTTGCCGTCACCAGCGCCAACGCCGTGCGTCATGCTTCGGAAGAAATCATCGCGGCGCTCGCGGCCCTGCCTTGCCATGCCGTTGGAAAGCGGACAGCCGAAGCCGCGCGCGGCGCAGGATTCCTGTCGGTGCGCGAGGGTCCGGGCGATGCCGAGGCGCTGGCCGAAAACATGGGCGATGCCTTTTCCGGCAGGACGATCGTCTATCTCTGCGGACGCGTGCGGTTCCCGGTGTTCGAACAGCGGCTGGAAGCCGCTGGCGTCCAGGTCCACGCCGTGGAGACCTACGACACATCGGCGGTGCGTTGTTCCGATGGGGACGTCCTTGCGCTGACGTCAGGCCAACCGGTCGATGCGGTGCTGCTCTATTCGGCCAAGGCGGCTGCCGCGATGCAGGTTTTGGCCGCAAGGCCCGCCTTGAAACTACTCTTTGAAAAAACACGGTTTTTGGTGCTTTCCCAGCGCATCGCCGCTGCTCTTGACTATAGCGCTGGCAAAGCAATCGAGATTGCCGCGACGCCCGACGAAGACGCGCTGCTGGCACTTTTGCGGGCGCCCCGCTGA
- the hemC gene encoding hydroxymethylbilane synthase has product MQTTLKIGTRGSPLALAQAHETQARLMAAHGMPAEAFEVVVISTSGDRIQDRPLSEAGGKGLFTKEIEEALLAGAIDIAVHSSKDMPTQLPDGLELSAFLSREDARDAYVGKATKTIADLPRGAKVGSSSLRRQALIRRMRPDLDVVMFRGNVQTRLRKLDEGVAAGTILAYAGLKRLGLDHVVTDLIPLDVFPPAPGQGAIGIETRIGDRAVEKMLVAIHDVPTGQALACERAFLAALDGSCRTPIAGYAAIEGGKLSFAGLIISPDGTQSHTIDLQGPAQDAALIGTEAARTVRAKAGEKFFDGWL; this is encoded by the coding sequence ATGCAAACAACCTTGAAAATCGGAACACGCGGCAGCCCGCTGGCGCTGGCCCAGGCCCATGAAACGCAGGCGCGGCTGATGGCCGCGCATGGCATGCCGGCGGAGGCCTTCGAGGTGGTCGTCATCTCGACCAGCGGCGACCGCATCCAGGACCGGCCGCTGTCGGAGGCGGGCGGCAAGGGCCTGTTCACCAAGGAGATCGAGGAGGCGCTGCTGGCGGGCGCGATCGACATCGCCGTGCATTCGTCGAAGGACATGCCGACGCAACTGCCCGATGGCCTGGAACTCTCGGCCTTCCTGTCGCGCGAGGACGCGCGCGACGCCTATGTCGGCAAGGCGACGAAGACGATCGCCGACCTGCCGCGAGGCGCAAAGGTCGGCTCGTCGTCGCTCAGGCGGCAGGCGCTGATCCGCCGCATGCGGCCGGATCTCGACGTGGTGATGTTCCGCGGCAATGTGCAGACGCGGCTGCGCAAGCTGGACGAAGGGGTCGCCGCCGGCACCATCCTTGCCTATGCCGGGCTGAAGCGGCTCGGGCTCGACCATGTCGTCACCGACCTGATCCCGCTCGACGTCTTTCCGCCGGCGCCGGGCCAGGGCGCGATCGGCATCGAGACGCGCATCGGCGATCGCGCTGTCGAAAAGATGCTGGTGGCGATCCATGACGTGCCGACCGGACAGGCGCTCGCCTGCGAGCGCGCCTTCCTGGCGGCGCTCGACGGTTCCTGCCGCACGCCGATCGCCGGCTACGCGGCGATCGAGGGTGGGAAGCTCTCTTTCGCCGGCCTGATCATCTCGCCCGACGGCACGCAGTCGCACACGATCGACCTGCAAGGGCCGGCGCAGGATGCCGCCCTCATCGGCACGGAAGCCGCCAGGACGGTGCGGGCCAAGGCCGGTGAAAAGTTCTTCGACGGCTGGCTGTGA
- the tsaD gene encoding tRNA (adenosine(37)-N6)-threonylcarbamoyltransferase complex transferase subunit TsaD, producing the protein MRVLGIETSCDETAASVVALEGDAAPKILSNIVLSQIEEHAAFGGVVPEIAARAHVEALDGIVEAALADSGVQLADIDAIAATAGPGLVGGLIVGLMTAKAIAAAASKPLIAVNHLEGHALTARLTDGLDFPYLLLLVSGGHTQILAVRGVGDYQRWATTIDDALGEAFDKTAKMLGLPYPGGPNVEKAAQAGDATRFAFPRPMKGSAQPDFSFSGLKTAVRQTATAIEPLSDRDVADVCASFQAAVADALVDRVSRALARFSETFPGTKSPALVVAGGVAANRTIKATLERLCSQAGFTFVAPPLKLCTDNAAMIAWAGIERLREGMAQENGFDFVPRSRWPLDSISAPMVGSGRRGAKA; encoded by the coding sequence ATCCGCGTTCTGGGCATTGAGACGAGTTGCGACGAGACCGCCGCCAGCGTCGTGGCGCTGGAGGGCGATGCCGCGCCGAAAATCCTGTCCAACATCGTGCTCAGCCAGATCGAGGAGCATGCCGCCTTCGGCGGTGTCGTGCCCGAGATCGCCGCGCGCGCCCATGTCGAGGCGCTGGACGGCATCGTCGAGGCCGCCCTGGCCGATTCGGGTGTGCAGCTGGCCGATATCGACGCCATCGCCGCCACCGCCGGTCCCGGTCTCGTCGGCGGCCTGATCGTCGGCTTGATGACGGCCAAGGCGATCGCGGCGGCGGCGAGCAAGCCGCTGATCGCCGTCAATCACCTCGAAGGCCATGCCTTGACGGCGCGGCTGACCGACGGGCTCGATTTCCCTTATCTGCTGCTGCTGGTTTCCGGCGGCCATACGCAGATCCTGGCCGTGCGCGGCGTTGGCGATTATCAGCGTTGGGCGACCACCATCGACGATGCGCTCGGCGAAGCCTTCGACAAGACCGCCAAGATGCTCGGCCTGCCCTATCCCGGCGGTCCGAACGTCGAGAAGGCCGCGCAGGCCGGCGACGCCACACGCTTTGCCTTTCCCCGTCCGATGAAGGGCTCGGCGCAGCCCGATTTCTCCTTCTCCGGCCTCAAGACCGCCGTGCGCCAGACAGCGACGGCCATCGAGCCGCTGAGCGACCGGGACGTCGCCGACGTCTGCGCCTCGTTCCAGGCCGCGGTCGCCGATGCGCTGGTCGACCGTGTTTCTCGTGCGCTGGCGAGATTCAGCGAGACATTTCCCGGCACGAAAAGTCCGGCTTTGGTGGTCGCCGGCGGCGTCGCCGCCAACCGCACCATCAAGGCGACGCTGGAACGGCTGTGCTCTCAGGCCGGCTTCACCTTCGTCGCGCCGCCGCTGAAGCTTTGCACCGACAATGCGGCGATGATCGCCTGGGCCGGTATCGAGCGGCTGCGCGAAGGCATGGCACAGGAGAACGGCTTCGATTTCGTGCCCCGTTCGCGCTGGCCGCTGGACAGCATCTCGGCGCCGATGGTCGGCTCCGGCCGGCGGGGAGCCAAGGCATGA